The following are from one region of the Procambarus clarkii isolate CNS0578487 chromosome 52, FALCON_Pclarkii_2.0, whole genome shotgun sequence genome:
- the LOC123763743 gene encoding mucin-2-like, which yields MSSARQGCTVPESFSKCELNASDALTVWGTKAVPNCTNSYDRKDVLSTVNESYNVTKAIHGKKIPNPASTVKKNLGTLSTEDGIYTSSSYQMTEDDEKNYDKDGYNIFGYNSKGEKRSDYNTFGQKRGYKAVGFRWHGLNKRGCTNNNDANGYNSNNCDREAYNPEGLPVPNLTPSDSGSNIYVSDCYDNGWIEIKSNRKKKLETKSPSQNVIIYDYNTFPPLDVASNYKFKNIPRRAAVVQGKGPLAADRRTKNKDVTRVEETRTMPDVFTPSKATPDMVGADTSQPGFTSFKAVRNIWIGTSPPEFTQSKAPTDTVGTATSPPEFTQSKTPTDLVETATFPSELTQSKAPTDMVVTGTSPLKFTPFKAVGNAWIGTSPLDTCNTFPPLDVASNYKFKNIPRRAAVVQGKGPLAADRRTKNKDVTRVEETRTMPDVFTPSKATPDMVGAATSPPEFTQSKTSTDMVETGTSPPRFTPFKAVRNIWIGTSPPEFTQSKAPTDMVETGTSPPRLTPFKGVGNTWIGTSPLDTCNTLPPLDAASNHKLKNKSRRAAVVQGKGPLAADRRTKNKDVTRVEETRTMPDVFTPSKATPDMVGTDTSQPWFTASKPPTDLVGAATSPPGFTQSKAPTDLVGAATSPPGFTQSKAPTDLVGAATSPPGFTQSKAPTDLVGAATSPPGFTQSKAPTDLVGAATSPPEFTQNKAQTDMVGTVTSPPRFTPFKGVGNAWIGTSPLGTCNTFPPLDVASNYKLKNKSRRAAVVQGKGPLAADRRTKNKDVTRVEETRTMPDVFTPSKATPDLVGTATFPSEFTPSKAPTDMVGTATSSPEFTPSKAPTDMVGSGTSPPEFTPSKAPTDMVGSGTSPPEFTPSKAPTDMVGTATSPPGVTPSKAPTDLVGTATSPPGVTPSKSPTDLVGTPIATPEFSPSKSPTDLVGTTNFPPWFTPSKIVRKLWAGTSPPEFTPSKAPTDMVGSGTSPPEFTPSKAPTDMVGSSTSPPEFTPSKAPTDMVETATSPEFTPIMAVRNIWNRPSPPEFTPSNAPTDMVETATSPPELTPNKVVRNIWNRPSPPEFTQRKAVGNSWNRTSPPEFTPSKTPTDMVETGTSPSWFTLSKAVRNIWIGTSPSELISSKTPTDLVGTATFQPELIPGKAPTDLVGTATFQPELIPGKAPTDLVGTATFPPELIPSKAPTDLVGTATFPPEFITSKAFADMFVTGNFPPEFVPSKAVADMALTGAYTPEAVMGLSGIQTAGPLVHPYARGPRRQMCGIWLGRISSGASGGYDV from the coding sequence ATGTCCTCAGCCAGGCAAGGTTGCACAGTGCCCGAGAGTTTTAGCAAATGTGAGTTAAACGCGAGTGATGCCTTGACTGTATGGGGAACCAAAGCGGTGCCTAACTGTACGAATTCATATGACAGAAAAGACGTGTTAAGTACTGTTAATGAAAGTTACAACGTTACGAAAGCTATTCATGGTAAAAAAATCCCCAACCCTGCATCTACTGTTAAGAAAAACTTGGGAACACTTAGTACAGAGGATGGCATTTACACTTCCTCCAGTTACCAGATGACGGAGGATGACGAAAAAAACTACGACAAAGACGGCTACAACATATTCGGCTACAACAGTAAGGGCGAGAAACGCTCGGATTACAACACATTTGGCCAAAAGAGGGGCTACAAGGCTGTAGGCTTCAGATGGCATGGTTTAAACAAACGCGGATGTACTAATAATAACGACGCAAACGGCTATAATTCCAACAATTGCGATAGGGAGGCATACAACCCGGAAGGCCTGCCCGTGCCCAACCTCACGCCTAGTGACTCTGGGAGTAACATTTATGTCTCTGACTGTTATGATAACGGTTGGATCGAAATAAAATCAAacagaaaaaaaaaacttgaaacaAAGAGCCCTAGCCAAAACGTAATTATATACGATTACAACACATTCCCACCTCTCGATGTAGCGTCCAATTACAAATTTAAAAATATACCTAGACGGGCTGCCGTTGTGCAAGGCAAGGGGCCATTGGCGGCGGATCGCCGAACTAAAAACAAGGATGTCAcacgtgtagaggagactaggaccaTGCCGGATGTTTTCACTCCAAGTAAGGCAACGCCGGACATGGTCGGGGCTGACACCTCCCAACCCGGGTTCACCTCATTTAAGGCTGTTAGGAACATCTGGATTGGTACTTCCCCACCCGAGTTCACTCAAAGTAAGGCTCCGACGGACACGGTCGGGACAGCCACTTCCCCACCTGAGTTCACCCAAAGTAAGACTCCGACGGACTTGGTCGAGACTGCCACTTTCCCATCTGAGTTAACCCAAAGTAAGGCTCCGACGGACATGGTCGTGACTGGTACTTCTCCACTTAAATTTACCCCATTTAAGGCTGTTGGGAACGCCTGGATTGGCACATCCCCACTTGACACTTGCAACACATTCCCACCTCTAGATGTAGCGTCCAATTACAAATTTAAAAATATACCTAGACGGGCTGCCGTTGTGCAAGGCAAGGGGCCATTGGCGGCGGATCGCCGAACTAAAAACAAGGATGTCAcacgtgtagaggagactaggaccaTGCCGGATGTTTTCACTCCAAGTAAGGCAACGCCGGACATGGTCGGGGCTGCCACTTCCCCACCCGAGTTCACCCAAAGTAAGACTTCGACGGACATGGTCGAGACTGGCACTTCCCCACCTAGATTCACCCCATTTAAGGCTGTTAGGAACATCTGGATTGGTACTTCCCCACCCGAGTTCACTCAAAGTAAGGCTCCGACGGACATGGTCGAGACTGGTACTTCTCCCCCTAGATTAACCCCATTTAAGGGTGTTGGGAACACCTGGATTGGCACATCCCCACTTGACACTTGCAACACACTGCCACCTCTCGATGCAGCGTCCAATcacaaattaaaaaataaatctaGACGGGCTGCCGTTGTGCAAGGCAAGGGGCCATTGGCGGCGGATCGCCGAACTAAAAACAAGGATGTCAcacgtgtagaggagactaggaccaTGCCGGATGTTTTCACTCCAAGTAAGGCAACGCCGGACATGGTCGGGACTGACACCTCCCAACCCTGGTTCACCGCATCTAAACCTCCGACGGACTTGGTCGGGGCTGCCACTTCCCCACCCGGGTTCACCCAAAGTAAGGCTCCGACGGATTTGGTCGGGGCTGCCACTTCCCCACCCGGGTTCACCCAAAGTAAAGCTCCGACGGACTTGGTCGGGGCTGCCACTTCCCCACCCGGGTTCACCCAAAGTAAGGCTCCGACGGACTTGGTCGGGGCTGCCACTTCCCCACCCGGGTTCACCCAAAGTAAGGCTCCGACGGACTTGGTCGGGGCTGCCACTTCCCCACCTGAGTTcacccaaaataaggctcagacgGACATGGTCGGGACTGTCACTTCTCCACCTAGATTTACCCCATTTAAGGGTGTTGGGAACGCCTGGATTGGCACTTCCCCACTTGGCACTTGCAACACATTCCCACCTCTAGATGTAGCGTCCAAttacaaattaaaaaataaatctaGACGGGCTGCCGTTGTGCAAGGCAAGGGGCCATTGGCGGCGGATCGCCGAACTAAAAACAAGGATGTCAcacgtgtagaggagactaggaccaTGCCGGATGTTTTCACTCCAAGTAAGGCAACGCCGGACCTGGTCGGGACTGCCACTTTCCCATCTGAGTTCACCCCAAGTAAGGCTCCGACGGACATGGTCGGGACTGCCACTTCCTCACCTGAGTTTACCCCAAGTAAGGCTCCGACGGACATGGTTGGGTCTGGCACTTCCCCACCCGAGTTTACCCCAAGTAAGGCTCCGACGGACATGGTCGGGTCTGGCACTTCCCCACCCGAGTTTACCCCAAGTAAGGCTCCGACGGACATGGTCGGGACTGCCACTTCCCCACCTGGAGTTACCCCAAGTAAGGCTCCGACGGACTTGGTCGGGACTGCCACTTCCCCACCTGGAGTTACCCCAAGTAAGTCTCCGACGGACTTGGTCGGGACTCCCATTGCCACACCCGAGTTCAGCCCAAGTAAGTCTCCGACGGACCTGGTCGGGACTACCAATTTCCCACCCTGGTTCACCCCAAGTAAGATTGTTAGGAAACTCTGGGCTGGCACTTCCCCACCCGAGTTTACCCCAAGTAAGGCTCCGACGGACATGGTCGGGTCTGGCACTTCCCCACCCGAGTTCACCCCAAGTAAGGCTCCGACGGACATGGTCGGGTCTAGCACTTCCCCACCCGAGTTCACCCCAAGTAAGGCTCCGACGGACATGGTAGAGACTGCCACTTCACCTGAGTTCACCCCAATTATGGCTGTTAGGAACATCTGGAATCGCCCTTCCCCACCCGAGTTCACCCCAAGTAATGCTCCGACGGACATGGTCGAGACTGCCACTTCCCCTCCTGAGCTCACCCCAAATAAGGTTGTTAGGAACATTTGGAATCGCCCTTCCCCACCCGAGTTCACCCAAAGAAAGGCTGTTGGGAACTCCTGGAATCGCACTTCTCCACCTGAGTTCACCCCAAGTAAGACTCCGACGGACATGGTCGAGACTGGAACTTCCCCATCTTGGTTCACCCTAAGTAAGGCTGTTAGGAACATCTGGATTGGCACTTCCCCATCCGAGTTGATCTCGAGTAAGACTCCAACGGACTTGGTCGGGACTGCCACTTTCCAACCCGAGTTAATCCCAGGTAAAGCTCCAACGGACTTGGTCGGGACTGCCACTTTCCAACCCGAGTTAATCCCAGGTAAAGCTCCAACGGACTTGGTCGGGACTGCCACTTTCCCACCCGAGTTGATCCCAAGTAAAGCTCCAACGGACTTGGTCGGGACTGCCACTTTCCCTCCAGAGTTTATCACAAGTAAGGCTTTTGCGGATATGTTCGTGACGGGCAATTTTCCTCCCGAGTTCGTGCCAAGTAAAGCCGTTGCAGACATGGCCCTGACTGGGGCGTACACCCCTGAggctgtcatgggcttgtctgggATCCAGACTGCGGGGCCTCTCGTACACCCGTATGCCAGGGGACCAAGACGGCAGATGTGTGGAATATGGCTGGGCCGAATCTCTAGCGGAGCGTCTGGCGGTTATGATGTTTAA